A region of Nocardioides sp. JS614 DNA encodes the following proteins:
- a CDS encoding acetyl-CoA acetyltransferase: MTTGAAIVGAAESDLGVTGKSILTLQAQAVSRALADAGLTVADVDGIATTGISRFSATQLADYLSLRPTWTDSTFAGGSAFEMYVARAAQAIAAGQATTVVISFASNQRSARSRRLGGVHEPWIPEAQFEEPYDPLYPVSYYAMAAQQYFHRFGGTREQLAEIAVAARDWALLNPRAFRYGAGRLSVEDVTGSTMISSPLGVADCCLVTDGGGAVVLTSLERARDLARPPVEVLGYGERTTNTSFTTVRDLTAPGAAESAADAYARAGITAADVDVVEVYDSFTITAALSVEALGFCGRGEVLDFIQDGRIRPGGSLPLNTNGGGLSYCHPGQYGVLLLVEAVRQLRGECAERQVAGAEVAVAHGTGGIMSTHATVVLGVAR, translated from the coding sequence ATGACCACCGGCGCGGCGATCGTCGGGGCCGCGGAGTCCGACCTGGGCGTCACCGGCAAGTCCATCCTGACCCTGCAGGCCCAGGCCGTGTCCCGGGCACTGGCCGACGCCGGCCTCACCGTCGCCGACGTCGACGGGATCGCCACCACCGGCATCTCCCGCTTCTCCGCCACCCAGCTCGCCGACTACCTCAGTCTCCGGCCCACCTGGACCGACTCCACCTTCGCGGGAGGGTCGGCGTTCGAGATGTACGTCGCCCGGGCCGCGCAGGCGATCGCGGCCGGGCAAGCGACCACGGTCGTCATCTCGTTCGCATCCAACCAGCGGTCCGCGAGGTCCCGGAGGCTGGGCGGGGTGCACGAGCCCTGGATCCCCGAGGCCCAGTTCGAGGAGCCGTACGACCCGCTCTATCCCGTGTCGTACTACGCCATGGCCGCCCAGCAGTACTTCCATCGGTTCGGCGGCACCCGCGAGCAGCTCGCGGAGATCGCGGTCGCGGCACGTGACTGGGCGCTGCTGAACCCGCGGGCGTTCCGCTACGGCGCCGGCCGGCTCTCCGTCGAGGACGTGACCGGGTCGACGATGATCTCCAGCCCCCTCGGCGTCGCCGACTGCTGCCTGGTGACCGATGGCGGCGGTGCCGTCGTCCTGACCTCGCTGGAGCGCGCCCGGGACCTGGCCCGACCTCCCGTCGAGGTCCTCGGGTACGGCGAGCGGACCACCAACACCTCGTTCACCACTGTCCGCGACCTGACCGCCCCCGGCGCAGCGGAGTCGGCGGCGGACGCGTACGCGCGAGCCGGGATCACCGCGGCCGACGTGGACGTCGTCGAGGTGTACGACTCCTTCACCATCACCGCCGCGCTCAGCGTCGAGGCGCTCGGGTTCTGTGGACGCGGGGAGGTGCTCGACTTCATCCAGGACGGCCGGATCCGGCCCGGCGGGTCCCTGCCGCTCAACACCAACGGCGGCGGGCTCTCCTACTGCCACCCCGGCCAGTACGGCGTGCTGCTGCTCGTCGAGGCCGTCCGTCAGCTGCGGGGCGAGTGCGCGGAACGGCAGGTCGCGGGCGCCGAGGTCGCGGTCGCGCACGGCACCGGCGGGATCATGTCCACCCACGCGACCGTCGTCTTGGGAGTGGCCCGATGA
- a CDS encoding Zn-ribbon domain-containing OB-fold protein, whose product MSGFVPGEVPAADEVTGGWWEATREHRLTVQSCTACGHLQHPPRALCTSCGSLEHLELVPAAGTGTVDTFTTVHRALRPGVPTPYVLARVRLDEGPLLLTRLTGERDWAIGDLVSIGWVDLADGRALPVFHSTNTEPTEETP is encoded by the coding sequence ATGAGCGGCTTCGTACCGGGCGAGGTGCCCGCGGCCGACGAGGTCACCGGCGGATGGTGGGAGGCCACCCGCGAGCACCGCCTGACCGTGCAGTCCTGCACTGCCTGCGGGCACCTCCAGCACCCGCCTCGTGCGCTCTGCACGAGCTGCGGGTCGCTCGAGCACCTGGAGCTCGTCCCCGCCGCCGGCACCGGCACGGTGGACACCTTCACGACGGTCCACCGGGCGCTACGTCCGGGGGTCCCCACGCCGTACGTCCTCGCCCGGGTGCGTCTCGACGAGGGCCCGCTCCTGCTGACCCGGTTGACCGGCGAGCGGGACTGGGCCATCGGCGACCTCGTGAGCATCGGCTGGGTCGACCTGGCCGACGGCCGCGCCCTGCCCGTCTTCCACTCCACCAACACCGAGCCAACCGAGGAGACCCCATGA
- a CDS encoding acyl-CoA dehydrogenase family protein — MKFELDEDQREFKSLLRTFVDKEIVPVARDWEQSGRYPTEIVDGMKAMGLFGITVPEEYGGLDLDPVAFALVFEEIARGWMGIAGILGSHSLACRLIAMHGTEEQRQMYLPDLATGARRTGIGLTEADAGTDLQGIRTTARLDGDHYVVNGAKMWITNARYADPLPVLVKTDPSASPAHRGMSVLLIEADTPGYEVTKDIPKLGYKGTESCEIRLDDVRVPVSQLVGGVEGRGMQQVLSALEWGRVNIAARSVGIAQRAHDEALAYAQQRKAFGKPIADFQAIQLKLGELGTQVQAARLMAYWAADAVRQGRADGATGMAKIFCSEVALNAAIDAMKVHGGYGYSTEFEVERLYRDAILMSIGEGTNDVLRTVVAKSLVKGETVVG, encoded by the coding sequence ATGAAGTTCGAGCTGGACGAGGACCAGCGCGAGTTCAAGTCGCTGCTGCGCACGTTCGTCGACAAGGAGATCGTGCCGGTCGCGCGGGACTGGGAGCAGTCCGGCCGCTACCCGACCGAGATCGTCGACGGCATGAAGGCGATGGGACTCTTCGGCATCACCGTCCCCGAGGAGTACGGCGGGCTCGACCTCGACCCGGTCGCCTTCGCGCTGGTCTTCGAGGAGATCGCGCGCGGCTGGATGGGCATCGCCGGAATCCTGGGCAGCCACTCGCTGGCCTGCCGGCTCATCGCGATGCACGGCACGGAGGAGCAGCGGCAGATGTACCTCCCCGACCTCGCGACCGGCGCGCGGCGCACCGGCATCGGCCTGACCGAGGCCGACGCGGGCACCGACCTGCAGGGCATCCGCACGACCGCCCGGCTCGATGGCGACCACTACGTGGTCAACGGGGCCAAGATGTGGATCACCAACGCCAGGTACGCCGACCCACTGCCGGTGCTGGTCAAGACCGACCCCTCCGCGTCGCCCGCGCACCGCGGGATGAGCGTGCTGCTGATCGAGGCCGACACCCCTGGCTACGAGGTCACCAAGGACATCCCGAAGCTCGGCTACAAGGGCACCGAGTCCTGCGAGATCCGCCTCGACGACGTCCGGGTGCCGGTGTCGCAGCTGGTGGGCGGCGTCGAGGGCAGGGGCATGCAGCAGGTCCTCTCCGCGTTGGAGTGGGGCCGGGTTAACATCGCGGCCCGTTCGGTCGGGATCGCCCAGCGCGCCCATGACGAAGCGCTGGCCTACGCGCAGCAGCGCAAGGCGTTCGGCAAGCCGATCGCGGACTTCCAGGCCATCCAGCTGAAGCTCGGCGAGCTCGGCACCCAGGTGCAGGCCGCGCGGTTGATGGCCTACTGGGCGGCGGACGCGGTCCGCCAGGGTCGCGCCGACGGGGCCACCGGTATGGCGAAGATCTTCTGCTCCGAGGTCGCGCTCAACGCCGCCATCGACGCGATGAAGGTGCACGGCGGATACGGCTACTCGACCGAGTTCGAGGTCGAGCGGCTGTACCGCGACGCGATCTTGATGAGCATCGGCGAGGGCACCAACGACGTCTTGCGGACCGTCGTGGCGAAGTCGCTGGTCAAGGGCGAGACGGTGGTCGGCTGA
- a CDS encoding 3-hydroxybutyryl-CoA dehydrogenase — MSAPAARVGVVGAGLMGSGIVEVSARSGCAVVSYEIDRRASDAGRTRLESSLDRAVARGKIDAGARDATLGRIRFTTDLSELADRQFVFEAVIEDEGVKLDLFGRLDALLEDPDAVLATNTSSIPVMKLAMATQAPERVVGVHFFNPAPVQRLVELVPSLLTSDATVERARGFATEVLGKSVIRSQDRAGFIVNSLLVPYILSAIRMFDSGFASAEDIDRGMELGCAHPMGPLRLADLIGLDTLGAIAEAMYEEFKEQLYFAPPVLLRMVEAGLLGRKTGRGFYEYA; from the coding sequence ATGTCGGCGCCGGCAGCACGGGTCGGCGTCGTCGGCGCCGGGCTGATGGGCTCGGGCATCGTCGAGGTGTCCGCCCGGAGCGGTTGTGCGGTCGTGTCCTACGAGATCGACCGTCGCGCGTCCGACGCCGGCAGGACACGTCTCGAATCCTCGCTGGACCGCGCCGTGGCACGCGGCAAGATCGATGCCGGGGCCCGTGACGCCACGCTCGGGCGCATCCGCTTCACCACCGACCTGTCCGAGCTGGCCGACCGGCAGTTCGTCTTCGAGGCCGTGATCGAGGACGAGGGCGTCAAGCTCGACCTGTTCGGGCGGCTCGATGCCCTCCTCGAGGACCCCGACGCCGTCCTGGCGACGAACACCTCCTCCATACCGGTGATGAAGCTGGCGATGGCCACGCAGGCTCCCGAGCGGGTGGTCGGGGTGCACTTCTTCAACCCTGCGCCGGTCCAGCGACTCGTGGAGCTGGTCCCTTCGCTGCTGACCTCGGACGCCACCGTCGAGCGGGCCCGAGGCTTCGCCACCGAGGTGCTCGGCAAGAGCGTGATCCGCTCGCAGGACCGCGCAGGATTCATCGTGAACTCCCTGCTGGTGCCCTACATCCTCTCGGCGATCCGGATGTTCGACTCCGGCTTCGCCTCCGCCGAGGACATCGACCGCGGCATGGAGCTGGGCTGTGCCCACCCGATGGGTCCGCTCCGGCTGGCCGACCTGATCGGGCTGGACACCCTCGGCGCGATCGCGGAGGCGATGTACGAGGAGTTCAAGGAGCAGCTCTACTTCGCCCCACCGGTGCTGCTGCGGATGGTCGAGGCCGGCCTCCTGGGCCGCAAGACCGGCCGCGGGTTCTACGAGTACGCCTGA
- a CDS encoding FAD-dependent oxidoreductase: MQSDTTYDVVVVGAGTAGIPCAVHAAQGGARVLLVEKDSKIGGTLHVTGGHMAAAGTRRQAEHGIEDSPQAHLEDIRRISQGTARDDLIRIVAEHAADTVDWLAERGFAFAPETPRIVYGHEPYTVARTYYGKDEGLSILEVLRPELERTQESYDLTVWTDAVVGELRTGDDGGVIGVSVLRAGSEVEVDADAVVLATGGYAADAELFEELEHAPLVSAAARTSTGDGLHLGLAAGARLQGAGTHLPTFGGLPDPRNPNRANWSDRQRLTSERPPREIYVDRHGRRWVAEDEESIDEKERALTRIAEQTFWTVFDDAALSLSTGGMNQMVVGQEPDDVRAMVDTRPGLHSAATLEELARAAGIDEAGLVQTVAGYNRAVAEGHDPDFGRTYLPAPIAAPPFYAIRNHAITLVTFQGLDIDASFGVRDEAGEVIAGLYAVGEVIGAGATCGNSFCSGMLVTPALTFGRLLGARLADAQARAQAYS, encoded by the coding sequence ATGCAGAGCGACACCACCTACGACGTCGTGGTCGTCGGCGCCGGAACGGCGGGGATCCCCTGTGCGGTGCACGCCGCCCAGGGGGGAGCCCGGGTCCTGCTCGTGGAGAAGGACAGCAAGATCGGCGGGACCCTGCACGTGACCGGCGGCCACATGGCCGCGGCGGGCACCCGGCGGCAGGCGGAGCACGGCATCGAGGACAGCCCGCAGGCCCACCTCGAGGACATCCGCCGGATCAGCCAGGGGACGGCGCGCGACGACCTGATCCGGATCGTCGCGGAGCACGCCGCCGACACCGTCGACTGGCTGGCCGAGCGCGGCTTCGCCTTCGCTCCGGAGACGCCGCGCATCGTCTACGGGCACGAGCCCTACACCGTCGCCCGCACCTACTACGGCAAGGACGAGGGACTCTCCATCCTGGAGGTCCTGCGGCCCGAGCTGGAGCGCACCCAGGAGAGCTACGACCTCACCGTCTGGACCGACGCCGTGGTCGGTGAGCTCCGTACCGGTGACGACGGCGGGGTGATCGGCGTCTCGGTGCTGCGGGCGGGGAGCGAGGTCGAGGTCGACGCCGACGCGGTCGTCCTGGCGACCGGCGGCTACGCCGCCGACGCCGAGCTCTTCGAGGAGCTCGAGCACGCGCCTCTCGTGTCGGCCGCCGCCCGCACGTCCACCGGCGACGGGCTGCATCTCGGGCTCGCCGCGGGTGCTCGCCTCCAGGGCGCGGGAACGCACCTCCCGACCTTCGGCGGCCTGCCCGACCCGCGGAACCCGAACCGCGCCAACTGGTCGGACCGGCAGCGGCTGACCAGCGAGCGTCCGCCCCGGGAGATCTACGTCGACAGGCACGGCCGTCGCTGGGTGGCCGAGGACGAGGAGTCCATCGACGAGAAGGAGCGCGCCCTCACCCGGATCGCCGAACAGACCTTCTGGACCGTCTTCGACGATGCCGCCCTGTCGTTGTCCACCGGTGGCATGAACCAGATGGTCGTCGGTCAGGAACCCGACGACGTCCGTGCCATGGTCGACACCCGCCCCGGACTGCACTCCGCGGCCACCCTCGAGGAGCTCGCGCGGGCCGCGGGCATCGACGAGGCCGGCCTGGTTCAGACCGTGGCCGGCTACAACCGGGCCGTGGCCGAGGGGCACGATCCGGACTTCGGACGCACGTACCTCCCCGCGCCGATCGCCGCGCCACCCTTCTACGCGATCCGCAACCACGCGATCACCCTGGTGACCTTCCAGGGGCTCGACATCGACGCCTCGTTCGGCGTCCGGGACGAGGCCGGCGAGGTGATCGCCGGGCTGTACGCCGTCGGTGAGGTGATCGGCGCCGGCGCCACGTGCGGCAACAGCTTCTGCTCGGGCATGCTGGTGACGCCGGCGCTGACCTTCGGTCGGCTCCTCGGCGCCAGGCTCGCCGACGCGCAGGCGCGGGCTCAGGCGTACTCGTAG